The Oharaeibacter diazotrophicus genome has a segment encoding these proteins:
- a CDS encoding YcxB family protein produces MPDAAPPPVDRLDYRLGTADAAALAALRPRWSARRWWLLPVAAAVVGTVWPIADAALGIPDDDPRAWLVAIALTLLVVVSGAAADRADRHARTARIDLPRGPVRLTLRPDGLLVSADGTETLTTWAEIGAVDVTAGHVFVRTTPDTGIAVPRRAFADRRQMEAFAAHVDAMSAAAVD; encoded by the coding sequence GTGCCTGACGCCGCGCCGCCGCCGGTCGACCGGCTCGACTACCGCCTCGGCACCGCCGACGCCGCGGCGCTGGCCGCCCTCCGGCCGCGCTGGTCGGCCCGGCGCTGGTGGCTGCTGCCGGTGGCCGCGGCCGTGGTCGGCACGGTCTGGCCGATCGCCGACGCTGCGCTCGGCATCCCCGACGACGATCCGAGGGCGTGGCTGGTCGCGATCGCGCTGACGCTGCTGGTCGTCGTCTCTGGCGCGGCCGCCGATCGGGCCGACCGCCACGCCCGCACCGCCCGCATCGACCTGCCGCGCGGCCCCGTGCGCCTGACGCTCCGCCCCGACGGCCTGCTGGTGAGCGCCGACGGCACCGAGACGCTGACGACCTGGGCCGAGATCGGCGCCGTCGACGTCACCGCCGGCCACGTCTTCGTCCGCACCACGCCGGACACCGGCATCGCCGTGCCCCGGCGCGCCTTCGCCGACCGGCGCCAGATGGAAGCCTTCGCCGCCCACGTCGACGCGATGAGCGCCGCCGCGGTGGATTGA
- a CDS encoding glutathione S-transferase family protein yields MTDSDRVTLYYNHHSRAVGTRVLLEELGAPYDVRFLDLEADDQLKPDFLAVNPMGKVPTIVHRGAVVTEQVAVTIYLADAFQGAGLAPAIGDPLRGPYLRWIAFEGSCFEPAIMDRYLKREPAPRSMSPFADPDTTIRTILDRIAEGPYLLGERFSAADVLWGVSLDWITRFGLLERTPALGAYLDRVTNRPAFLRVAKTTAEIEAARAGHGRAG; encoded by the coding sequence ATGACGGACAGTGATCGCGTCACGCTCTACTACAACCACCACAGCCGCGCCGTCGGCACCCGCGTCCTGCTCGAGGAGCTCGGCGCGCCCTACGACGTCCGCTTCCTCGACCTGGAGGCCGACGACCAGCTGAAGCCCGACTTCCTCGCCGTCAACCCGATGGGCAAGGTGCCGACGATCGTGCACCGCGGCGCCGTCGTCACCGAGCAGGTCGCCGTCACCATCTACCTCGCCGACGCCTTCCAGGGCGCCGGCCTCGCCCCGGCGATCGGCGACCCGTTGCGCGGCCCCTATCTCCGCTGGATCGCCTTCGAGGGCTCCTGCTTCGAGCCGGCGATCATGGACCGCTACTTGAAGCGCGAGCCGGCGCCGCGCTCGATGTCGCCCTTCGCCGATCCCGACACCACGATCCGCACCATCCTCGACCGGATCGCCGAGGGGCCCTACCTCCTCGGCGAGCGCTTCTCGGCCGCGGACGTGCTGTGGGGCGTCTCGCTCGACTGGATCACCCGCTTCGGCCTGCTCGAGCGGACGCCGGCGCTCGGCGCCTATCTCGACCGCGTCACCAACCGCCCGGCCTTCCTGCGCGTGGCCAAGACCACCGCCGAGATCGAGGCCGCCCGGGCCGGGCACGGGCGAGCCGGCTGA
- a CDS encoding choice-of-anchor tandem repeat GloVer-containing protein, producing MTRTPGRRVSISAALLLATLSSVPARADAAPPTFRPELVWRFDRPGGVDPSAGLAVGSDGTLYGSTRNIRDATGTIVEDSGTIFRLRPGSELETLYSFDEPDEERDDRGRIPRQVTVGPDGRLYSSVDWGAISGGACHGPCARDPGHYFVLAPVAEGATEWKPTPVSGPIAGEVAGHRPITITSDGSLLVTGNSGDFSPKAPAAVNGAVYRLAEGEGGWTTSAVSYFVDPDGRDDRHAVIGAQPQGALALGCHCGDTIYGTATFGGAVGLGTIFRLKLSGKGYRQKLVKTFKWTDADPAPDNDGMYPDTGLVITPGGRLYGTTSSGGINDRTDRWGPGVLYTLKPSTTGAANFRILHRFGDRAGDGAAPRGGLLVRRNGHVWGTTSEGGACGNGTLFRLIPVAGGASYRYQIAASFGCGDDDFGSHPFGAIVESAGWIYGVTSADGGTIWRVKVGPNP from the coding sequence ATGACGAGGACGCCGGGTCGCCGCGTTTCGATCTCTGCCGCCCTACTCCTGGCGACCCTGTCGTCCGTGCCGGCGCGCGCCGATGCGGCGCCCCCGACGTTTCGGCCGGAACTCGTGTGGCGCTTCGACCGCCCGGGCGGGGTCGATCCCTCGGCCGGCCTGGCGGTCGGATCGGACGGGACGCTCTACGGATCGACCCGGAACATCCGGGACGCGACCGGCACGATCGTCGAGGATTCCGGCACCATCTTCCGGCTCCGCCCGGGCTCCGAGCTCGAGACGCTCTACAGCTTCGACGAGCCCGACGAGGAGCGCGACGACCGCGGCCGCATTCCCCGGCAGGTCACCGTCGGTCCGGACGGCCGGCTCTACTCGTCGGTCGACTGGGGCGCGATCAGCGGAGGCGCCTGCCACGGCCCCTGTGCCCGCGACCCGGGTCACTACTTCGTCCTGGCTCCCGTCGCGGAAGGCGCGACCGAGTGGAAGCCGACACCTGTTTCGGGCCCGATCGCCGGCGAGGTCGCCGGCCATCGGCCGATCACGATCACGTCCGACGGGTCCTTGCTCGTGACCGGCAATTCGGGCGACTTCTCGCCGAAGGCGCCGGCGGCCGTCAACGGCGCCGTCTATCGCCTCGCGGAGGGCGAGGGTGGTTGGACGACGTCGGCGGTGAGCTACTTCGTCGATCCCGACGGCCGGGACGACCGCCACGCCGTGATCGGCGCGCAGCCGCAGGGCGCCCTGGCGCTCGGCTGCCACTGTGGCGACACGATCTACGGCACCGCGACCTTCGGCGGCGCCGTCGGCCTCGGCACGATCTTCCGCCTGAAGCTGTCCGGAAAGGGCTATCGGCAGAAGCTGGTCAAGACCTTCAAGTGGACGGACGCGGATCCGGCGCCGGACAACGACGGCATGTACCCGGACACCGGTCTGGTGATCACGCCCGGCGGCCGCCTCTACGGCACGACCTCGAGCGGCGGCATCAACGACAGGACCGATCGCTGGGGTCCGGGCGTGCTCTACACCCTGAAGCCCTCGACCACCGGCGCTGCGAATTTCAGGATCCTGCACCGCTTCGGCGACCGGGCCGGAGACGGCGCCGCCCCCCGGGGCGGGCTGCTCGTGCGCCGCAACGGCCACGTCTGGGGAACCACGTCGGAAGGCGGCGCCTGCGGCAACGGCACCCTGTTCCGCCTGATCCCCGTCGCCGGCGGAGCGAGCTACCGCTACCAGATCGCGGCGTCCTTCGGCTGCGGCGACGACGACTTCGGGAGCCACCCCTTCGGCGCCATCGTCGAGAGCGCGGGCTGGATCTACGGCGTCACGTCCGCGGACGGCGGCACGATCTGGCGCGTCAAGGTCGGCCCGAACCCGTGA
- the rpsO gene encoding 30S ribosomal protein S15: MSITAERKAALIKEYGTKEADTGSPEVQVALLSERISNLTEHFKTHGKDNHSRRGLLKLVSQRRQLLDYLKRTSEERYTTLIGRLGLRR; this comes from the coding sequence ATGTCGATCACCGCCGAGCGCAAGGCCGCGCTCATCAAGGAATACGGCACCAAGGAAGCCGACACCGGCTCGCCCGAGGTGCAGGTCGCGCTGCTCTCCGAGCGCATCTCCAACCTGACCGAGCACTTCAAGACCCACGGCAAGGACAACCACTCCCGCCGCGGCCTCCTGAAGCTCGTCAGCCAGCGCCGTCAGCTGCTCGACTACCTGAAGCGCACCAGCGAGGAGCGCTACACCACCCTCATCGGCCGTCTCGGCCTGCGTCGCTGA
- a CDS encoding YcxB family protein has product MTDEVHYDLTPADAAAMSAAFARPAFGARHWGCHERLRRLFAGMAIGGLVFCLVKLYVHRATGLDLPPWEDGLAFVGALGFVGWKLTPKPGDMAPDDPRLGHRSFTWWADAFQIAGPGFRSRIDWAAVTELREAEGFLFMVTRWHDIHAVPLRALETAGFPNDVATIRDAWQRARGAGA; this is encoded by the coding sequence ATGACCGACGAGGTCCACTACGACCTGACACCTGCGGACGCGGCCGCCATGTCCGCCGCGTTCGCGCGTCCGGCCTTTGGGGCCAGGCACTGGGGCTGCCACGAGCGGCTGCGCCGTCTCTTCGCCGGCATGGCGATCGGCGGCCTCGTGTTCTGCCTCGTCAAGCTCTACGTCCACCGTGCCACCGGCCTCGACCTGCCGCCGTGGGAGGACGGGTTGGCCTTCGTCGGCGCCCTCGGCTTCGTCGGCTGGAAGCTGACGCCGAAGCCCGGCGACATGGCGCCCGACGACCCGCGGCTCGGCCACCGCAGCTTCACGTGGTGGGCGGACGCTTTCCAGATCGCCGGCCCCGGCTTCCGGAGCCGGATCGACTGGGCCGCCGTTACCGAACTGCGCGAAGCCGAGGGCTTCCTCTTCATGGTGACGCGCTGGCACGACATCCACGCCGTGCCGCTGCGCGCGCTCGAAACCGCCGGCTTTCCGAACGACGTCGCGACCATCCGGGACGCCTGGCAGCGGGCGCGCGGCGCCGGTGCCTGA
- the truB gene encoding tRNA pseudouridine(55) synthase TruB: protein MPARLGYERRLPGRAGAVRPSTAVPRVRIPPGVSGVSADMARRQKNNFVHGWVLLDKPVGITSTQAVGAIKRLFGTSKAGHAGTLDPLASGMLPIALGEATKTVPFVQDGRKIYRFTVRWGVETTTDDTEGETVATSDVRPSADAVDAVLDEFEGEIEQVPPAFSAIKVDGERAYDLARAGEEVVLDARPVTIHTIDLVATPDADTAVFECECGKGTYVRALARDIGRRLGTRGHVVDLRRLVVGPYGEVDMIPLEKLQELAHEAGRDGLFAAALRPVETALDDIPALAVTEAEAGRLRSGQPILLRGQGAPIDGPAYATRKGELVALGEIEQGQLHPRRVFNLATA from the coding sequence ATGCCCGCCCGCCTCGGCTATGAGCGGCGCCTTCCGGGGCGCGCGGGTGCCGTGCGCCCGTCCACCGCCGTCCCGCGGGTCCGAATCCCGCCCGGCGTCTCCGGGGTTTCCGCCGACATGGCCCGCAGGCAGAAGAACAATTTCGTCCACGGCTGGGTGCTCCTCGACAAGCCGGTGGGCATCACGTCCACCCAGGCGGTCGGGGCGATCAAGCGGCTGTTCGGCACCTCCAAGGCCGGCCACGCCGGCACGCTCGACCCGCTCGCCTCCGGCATGCTGCCGATCGCGCTCGGCGAGGCGACGAAGACCGTCCCCTTCGTCCAGGACGGCCGCAAGATCTACCGCTTCACCGTGCGCTGGGGCGTCGAGACCACGACCGACGACACCGAGGGCGAGACGGTCGCGACGTCCGACGTCCGCCCGTCCGCCGACGCGGTCGACGCCGTGCTCGACGAGTTCGAGGGCGAGATCGAGCAGGTCCCGCCGGCCTTCTCGGCGATCAAGGTCGACGGCGAGCGCGCCTACGACCTCGCCCGCGCCGGCGAGGAGGTGGTGCTCGACGCCCGCCCGGTCACCATCCACACGATCGACCTCGTCGCGACCCCGGACGCCGACACCGCCGTGTTCGAGTGCGAATGCGGCAAGGGCACCTACGTGCGCGCCCTCGCCCGTGACATCGGCCGCCGCCTCGGCACCCGCGGCCACGTGGTGGACCTGCGCCGGCTCGTCGTCGGACCCTACGGCGAAGTGGACATGATTCCGCTTGAAAAGCTGCAGGAACTGGCGCATGAAGCCGGCCGCGACGGCCTTTTCGCCGCCGCGCTCCGCCCCGTCGAGACCGCGCTGGACGACATCCCGGCCCTGGCCGTGACGGAAGCGGAAGCGGGTCGCCTGCGCTCCGGCCAGCCGATCCTCCTGCGTGGGCAGGGCGCCCCCATCGACGGACCGGCCTACGCCACCCGCAAGGGCGAGCTCGTGGCGCTCGGCGAGATCGAGCAAGGGCAGCTGCATCCGCGCAGGGTCTTCAACCTCGCCACGGCCTGA
- the rbfA gene encoding 30S ribosome-binding factor RbfA has product MSRRAHDQGQPKGPSQRQLRVGELIRHALADLIARGEIQDDEIDRLIVTIPEVRVSPDLKNATVYVTALVGADPQAAPKALARHKGFIRSQIARRIDLRYAPDLVFRFDDRFDEDARIDALLRSPEVKRDIEAPSSEDGDGGDGGGD; this is encoded by the coding sequence ATGTCCCGCCGCGCCCACGACCAGGGCCAGCCCAAGGGGCCGTCGCAGCGCCAGCTCCGCGTCGGCGAACTGATCCGCCACGCCCTCGCCGACCTGATCGCCCGCGGCGAGATCCAGGACGACGAGATCGACCGGCTGATCGTCACCATCCCCGAGGTCCGCGTCTCGCCGGACCTCAAGAACGCGACGGTCTACGTCACCGCCCTGGTCGGCGCCGACCCGCAGGCGGCGCCGAAGGCGCTCGCCCGTCACAAGGGCTTCATCCGCAGCCAGATCGCCCGCCGCATCGACCTGCGCTACGCGCCCGACCTCGTCTTCCGCTTCGACGACCGCTTCGACGAGGACGCCCGCATCGACGCCCTGCTGCGCTCGCCCGAGGTCAAGCGCGACATCGAGGCGCCGTCGAGCGAGGATGGCGATGGCGGGGACGGCGGCGGGGATTGA